The Quercus lobata isolate SW786 chromosome 4, ValleyOak3.0 Primary Assembly, whole genome shotgun sequence genome segment TGACGACCCCCTCCTTCGCCGCACAACGATCTTGAAGGGCCTTGACACGCACCAAGGCCTAAGAAAACATATCCGTCAGTTGAAAAGTAtaccaaagcaaagcaaagcttccccaaacaaaattttagtgaacATACCCTGGTAAGGTCAAAAAGGGCTGACGCCCCTAGTTCCACCGTCCCCACCTGGTCACAAGGTTCAATATCCGTCCGTTTTATCAGGGACCCAACCTCCCCGACGGCATAATCCTTGTGAGTCAGGAGACGGCAGGGGCCCTCGCTGACGGGACCGGCGGAGGTCATCACCCCCTTGCCCGCACCATGACTGGGCTTAGGAAGGGACTTCTCCTTCAGTGGTTCGTCCCTAGGAGTGACGGCAGCTTTCTTTGAGGGACGGCTGTCATCACCGTCAGGCTTCCTCTTCGTCACCTTGGCGACGACCTTTGGAGTTGACGAGGCCTCCCCTGCTgcctccttattttttctctcctccttctgaCGGGCTGCGGCAGCCCTTATCCTTTGCTTCGCAGAGTCCatttctacaacacaaagaacacCGTTGGGGCAGGTGACGGAGGAATAAAACTGACGGGATAAATAAAAGCTTACTTACGTCGGCGTGCAAACTCTTCCAACCTTCGAGCTTCCGCTGACGGATCTGGACCCCCACAATATAAGTAAAGGGTGTCAAGGGTGATCAAATCCCTGCACTTACGTTCTTCCAAAGGAATTTCCAGAATCCGTTGGATGAACTCCTCCTGCTCGTCAGTTATGCGCGGACGGGTATAAGCTGAAAGAAATAAAGTATTGTTAGCGTCGCCTCAAAAAACACACAAGCCTCATAGGTGACGGGATTAACCTGAATCCTTGACGAAGGCCCAGGTGTTGTCAAAATAACCACGGGGCATCGTCGCCCACTCCTCCTGACGGCAAACCCAATCCATcccctcaacaaaaaaatatcgactcttccagttcctattGGAGTCTGGCATATCGGACACTAGCCTTAGCCCTTTCTCCCGGGCATTAAAATGATACATCTCCTTAGACGAGGCGATGTGGTGAGGcctataacaataaaaaaattctccTAATGTGAGCTGACGGTGTCCTCCACTAAGACTGCCCCAAAGGATTTCAGCTCCTATAAAAGTCCTCCAGGCGTTAGGGGCAATCTGGGTGACGGATATTCCAAGGAAGTCAGCGAGTTGACGGTGTAGAGCCGTCAACGGTAACCTCAGACCCgcagcaaacatggcatcatacatgccaaCGTCAGCTGTCCTCCCGGAGTAACACCTCTCATCCTCTGTAGGGAGACGGAGGGGGATGTGGTCTGGGATTTGGTAACGAACCCGTAACTCCCTAAAAACTTTACTACTCATCCCAGGCGAAAATTTGTTGACGGCCCAATCCTCAGGAAGGATGAAGGGACGGCTATCTCCAGGACCCTCTGAGGTTCCTTCACTGGATCTCTCATCCCCGTCACTATCCTCTCCGTCAACATCCACTCCATCCCCGTCGTTTCCATCCCCTCTTACCTCATACTCATCTCCCTCGGCAAAACTCTTAGCGTCGTCAGGAGATTGGGCTGACGACCCTCTCTCTGACGGAAAGGAGAAGTCTGACTCATCTCCAGAACTAAAGGtttcgtcgtagcccgctccttcgCGGACTGACGACTCCTCACAAGACGCGTTacttgacatctgactacctacaagtgacgggtTTAAGCTAAGTACCTAGGCTGACGACCATACCAATGaggcaaaataaaaaagggaaaagaagaaggaagggaagagaaaatgaaaacttaCCGGTATGGAGGCCTTCTGGATGACTCTAAAAGACAGCAACAGATAAGCCGACGGAAGTGAAGCTGACGAAAGGAGGGGGACGGTCTTTCTCTCCACAAGATCAGCAAGAATGAAATAGTGAAAAATGGGGGGAGGTgctgcttatatatataaaaaaatggcGCGGAAGACGAGGCGACGTCTCGTCGAATGCAGAGCCAATAGGAGCAAGCCGCCTGTCCAAGGCATTAAATGCACAAGATCCACGCGAACGATATACCTATAAAACGAACTCCATAACCCGTCAGTATAAAGTCTGACGGAggtatggagtagggggcaagtgatgaggataaaattagTCAGACGAGAGTGACGGGCCAAGCTGGACAAGGGTGACAGGATGAAGCTATAGCGACGGCATTTCTTCAAGGCTGACGGAGGAATGTAGGAAGAGCACATAAAACTGGGCATCCTGAAGAGTGACGGAAGTAAAATTGGGCAGATGGAATAGACCTGGGTAGACGGGGTTAACCTAAGCTGACGACGTCAGTCTACAGATTGATTGATCCGCGTGTTTAcgtatataaataaaataactcgcTCCCCACGTTTCAAGGAACCTAAagactcctatatggaaagaatcccgtaaaatacgctcaagAAGACtcttataaggaaaagacttctactccaaggaagagaggtcaaccatctactactataaaaacccaagcaccctcacaaaacgaggtacgcataatttaccctctctagcactctagagtagTGAGAATAGtactaacttgaccttcggagggtgtttggccggtaccacaccggtactctctgctaggttattcccttttgttgtgcaggtgccattgGCGATCGtgcgaggaacgtgtgactcactggtggtattatTTCCGACATCatcacatattttatttatttaccttattgtagttaaatttttgtatatgaTGATTCTAACCTGTTAAACCCTactttagtcttttttttttttggtggtcttattattttctattgGCAACTAACTAGACGTCATTTTTAGGAATTAAGGATCCATGTAGCTGGTAAGAAGAGTGCACTTGAAAATTCAgaagaattaaaatatgataCAATCTTATCacatgaagaaagaaaaggaaatctAATGTTGTGTTGGCATGTCCTTCCATTATTAGGTTACAAATATCaggtctcaaaaaaaaaaaaaaaaaaacccaaaatagtataatgatatatttgtatAGATAGAGagttggaaaataattttagaaaaagttcaatttttaaGGTGAACAtattatcttcaaaaaaatttagattatagcatattacaaaataattatatattcttacGCATCGCGTGGGTTTGCGactagaaataataataatgcaaaaTTTATGATATTAGTGATATGAGAAGTGCATGTGATTTGTaacacttttataacaaattataacaaATTCTAGACAGTAAGTTATTAAAgtttattcaaatttaaactcACAACTGAAATTAAATTCTTACCCAAACAATCTACAATTGaaatttattgtatatttataaACATAGTTTAGTATTTAGTGTGAAACATTTTCTAGGAAGGCACATGACACGAGTCAAGAAAGGACAATTGACGCCAAAAGTCTTTGGCATTTTATTGACTCTAGGTATCCTCAAATAATGGAAAGCTTAAAATATTATGGCCCTAATATTAATTTATGGTATGAACCAGCTAGTCATCACTATGAAATaatgaaacattttaatttaTGGTATGAACCAGCTAGTCATCACTATGAAATAATGAAACATTTTACAGGAACATATTAGATACGAAATGGGAAAAAACAACATTAACAGCTAGCAAAGTCAATTCAATGCTCTTTGGTCAATGGTGATCAGTTATCACCACAAAAGAACGCGCTTTCCAATATTTATTAGAGAAGAAATCGTAATATTGATGTGGACTATTTGATAACAGTATATATGGATGGTGCTGGTGGCGTATTTAAACTCAAGATCATTTGGAATCATAATCACTGAGAGTTGGACAAAAACTTTGTCAGTCTTATTGTGATTGaaaatcagaaaaagaaaaatttatggAGTTGGGGCGTTTTTGGTGGTGGCCGGTGGTGTTAGTTTTGGTTCATTTTGGTATGAATGGGTGCTTTGGTTGCTGGGAGCAAGAGAGAATTGCTCTCTTGCAATACAAAGTTTCCACTGTCAACTACActgataaatatttttttacaccTTGGGACTCAGCCGACAAAGAGAGTGATTGCTGTGAGTGGGAAAGAGTGAAGTGCAACATCACTACTGGCCGTGTAATCCAACTTGCTCTTAATCTCACGATATCCTATTGGAGTAGAGAAAGTGGAGGAGGTTGGTACTTTAATGCCTCTCTATTTCTTCCCTTTGAAGAGCTCCAGTACCTCGATTTGAGTGAAAATGGGATTCGTGGATGGGTCCCAAATGAAGGTACCAAGTTTATATCCTAAGAAAAATAGGTagtatttgtcaaaattctaattttttctattacctctttaaatatgtatatatggttggcaaaaaaataagttttatgttAGGAATCATTTTATACTGTTTTGTGGGAATATATAATTGTGAACATGCAAATTGAAGCATCTAAATCTAAATCACAGGTTTTGAAAGATTCTCTGCGTTGAAGAAGCTGGAGGTGCTTCACttggaaaataataatttcaataatagCATTCTTTCATCCTTGAGTGGAATTGCTTCCCTGAAGGAACTATATTTGGGGTCCAACAATTTGAATGGATCAATGCCCATCCAAGGTAAAATTCTCATTAATTTGCAAAGGAATAGTGCTTAATTCTTGAGTGTGTAAACTTTTTGGTTCCCCTCCTCCAATTAATATGTTTGTCCAAAATAAATtgcttgaatttttattttcttttaaccttttctttaaaaataaatgtagacCACAAATTAGATGTATGTTAAGATTCATTTTGTATCGTTTTGTGGGAATATATAGTTGCGGACTTGCAAATTAAAGCATCTAAACTGCAGGTTTTGGAAGCTTATCTTTGTTGAGCAAGCTAGAGGTGCTTCACTTGGAAAgtaataatttcaataatagCGTTTTTTCATCCCTTAGTGGTATTGCTTCGCTCAAGGAACTAGATTTTAGCGTCAACAATTTGAATGGATCAATCCACATCCAAGGTAAAATTCTCCTTAATTTGCAAAGGAAGATTGGAAGAGTGTTTCATATGCTTATCgagaacataattttttttttttttttttgtttatttcccTTACATCAATTATTGTGTTTTTTGCAactaaatttcactttttttttttttttttacatgaaagTATTTATGCAACTGAAGTTCCTATTTTTCCATGatttttatgtaatatttttttaatgtagaaTTTGAAGAATTTAGCAATTTGGAGAATCTTTACATGCGTGGCAATGAGATCAATGAATTCGTGACAAAAAAAGGTAGGATAGGTTGTATATggattaaaatcaaataattcttttatatggtATGTCAAATGATATTATCACATCAATGCTTTGATATATTTAATTTTGCCGTATAGAGACAAACATCTTAAGTAAGCTGCAACTCCTAGACTTGAGTTCGAACAATTTTAATGCACGAATTCTTGAGTCATTGGCTGCCTTTCCATCATTGAAGACATTAGATCTCtcatttaataatttgaaaGGATTGTTTACCACTAAAGGTACGTTATACCCTTAACATCAagttggtggtttttttttttttttggataagacaAGGTGGTGGTATTATAACCGTTAAAAAGCATAAGCTATAACAAACCTATTCGAAATATTTACAATCAAAACCTGgtttaaaacaatattattattttcgtgtgtgttctaataaatattattatttactcaaaaaaagaaTAGGGATATTTATCCCATattggttgtgtgtgtctagTGTCCCCTGTTTATAATCCCAGTTTACAGCTACAAAGATTAGGCCCCTTTGTAGTTGTACTTTgattatataatgtattataaattcggtttaaaacactattattattttcgttTGTGTTCTAAttagtattactatttactcaaaaaaaaaaaaatcatgaaattcaaTGAAACTAAACTTGTTGTCTTTAGTAAGTATCATAGtaactatttctcttttttagttaaatttagtgtttaatttgaaattacgAAAGTATAGagaaattatgtaatttaattaagtatatgttaaaatttagcTATGTAGCAAAGAGAGAGGATAACATTTTATGCAATCATGACTTCTTTGACCCattttattacatatatatatatatatatatatatatattgaaagacattttatattatatagtatatgagtTGCTAACACATGTGATGCACATGAAAGtttgacaaaaaatatttatatatgatatatgtttgattaatttaaattgggAAAATTGCATTAACTTCCCTTCTAATTTTAGATGGTACATTAACTTGTTTTAGTTCCAAAATAAATTGCACTCACCTTCACACACTTCATAATTTTTGTGTGGTATCTTGATATGTTTTGCAATTACTACTTCGTGTTCTACCATATCGACCTATTTGTATTGTTAACAATATAAAGTATGAGAAAAGAACTGAATAATCTGTATATTGATGTGTGTAAATAACAATGTACAATaaagagccttatataggctaggtaTGTGTGTAGAACAAATAATaggagtaaactacaagtatAGTATACTAGGttaagcccaatgggctaaactagtctaagtTATACACTAACATGCATTAATTTACTTACctctaaaaaaattgtttttgttttagagTTGGGTGAACTAAACAACCTTGAGGAATTGTACTTGGAATATTCATCAATTGATAAAAGCTTTCTTCATAAAATTGGAGTTATGACTTCTCTTAATATATTGGAAATGAACGGCTGTGGACTGATGGGCAGCTTACCTCCCCAaggtagattattattatttttttttctctacaatGATACTATTTAGAATAATTAGAATATCctctttaagaaaaataatggttACAATAGTAGaacctaaaaattaattatctcATTTTACAGGCTGGTGTGAACTTAGGAAGCTCCAAGAGATAGACCTCAGCTACAATAACTTTGAAGGGATACTACCTTCATGTATGGCGAACTTGACATCACTCCGTGTATTGGATCTCTCTTACAATAATTTTAATGGGAACATTGATCAGTCCCCACTATCAAGTTTGTCATCACTTGAGTACCTTTCTTTCTCAAATAACAACTTCTTGATCCCATCCACATTGTCATTCCTTTTCAACCTCTCAAACCTTAAGATCTTATTAAGTGATAACAATATATTGGCTTTAGAATCTGACTCCCATACTTGGATTCCAAAGTTCCAATTAAAGGTTTTCAGTTTGTCGAATTGTTCATTTAACATTCTCAATAGCACACTTCCCAAATTTCTTCATTACCAATATGATTTGTGAGCAATTACTCTCTCTCACAACCAGTTGGTTGGGCAGTTTCCTAACTGGCTGTTAGAGAACAATACAAGATTGGAGGTTTTTATTCTAAACAATAACTCTTTTACGGGGCCTTTCGTAGTGCCATATGATATTCGTCCCAGAATTTTTACAATAGATATTTTAGATAATTACTTACATGGTCCAATTCCCACAAACCTCGGTctaatttttccaaatttagaTTATTTAAAAATGTCTAACAATGAATTTCAAGGCAgtattccttcttcttttgggaATTTGGTTTTCTTACGGCGTCTAGACTTGTCTGGGAATAATTTCTCAGGAACAGTACCGATACATTTCATAATGGGCTGCTACcagttagaacttctcacatTATCAAACAATAGCTTCAGTGGACCAATATTTCCTACCaattttaatttgactaagCTACAATTTTTACATTTGGACAACAATCACTTCTCAGGCATGCTTCCAACATGGATGGGGAACATGTCATCTTTAATGCAAATTGTTATAgccaaaaatcattttgaagGTCCTATTCCAATCGAATTATGCAAACTCCTTTCTCTTACATTTCTTGACCTTTCTGACAACAATTTGTCTGGCTCTATTCCATCTTGCTTCAATTCCTCAAGtatcaaattttttcaattaaataaaaatttcttgagCGGTCCAATTCCAACTACTTTCCCAAATAACTCCAATCTACTTGTACTGAATCTTCGAGATAACCATCTAACTGGCAACATTCCCAATTGGATTGGAAGCCTCTCCGCATTGAGAATTctcctcttgaaatcaaattatttAGGAGGTCAGATTCCAATTCAATTATGCCTCTTGCAGAACTTAAACATTTTGGATCTTTcatacaataaattttcaggTTCGATACCTCTTTGCTTGAGTAACATTACTTTCGATGCATCTGCCCGAAGAACTTTTTCAAGAGATTCATATGGAGAGTTATTTCTGTCCAATAGTTTGTCATTATCAAGAAATATTGAAGatctaaataattttatgcatatGTCCAATGGAGATGTGAATGCTTTTGAAGAAGTAGAGTTTGCAACAAAAAGTAGAACTTACTCCTACAAGGGTGACATCCTCGAGTACATGTTTGGAGTTGACCTCTCGTGCAACAACCTATCAGGTGAAATCCCACCAAAACTCGGTAGGATGAGCAGCAACATTCGTGCATTGAATTTGTCACACAACAATCTATCCGGACCAATCCCTGTGACATTCTCAAATTTAAAGGAAATAGAAAGTCTGGATCTTTCCTTCAACAATTTGAATGGCAAAATTCCACCCCAGTTAACTGAAATGACCTCTTTAGCGGTGTTTAGTGTGGCACACAACAACTTATCAGGTACAACACCTGATAGAAAAAACCAATTCATTACTTTTGATGAAAGCAGTTATGAGGGGAACCCTCTCCTATGTGGACCTCCATTACGTAATGGTTGCACCAAATTGAGACCACCATCGACAATGCCAGTGGATAATGAGGGGGAAGTAGGTGGTAGTTTCATGGACAAGGATGTCTTCTACATAAGCTTCATGGTGGCTTACATAACAGTCATGTTGGGAATTGTTGCAGTTCTCTACATAAATCCATACTGGCGTAGGGTGTGGTTTAACCTCATTGAAGTATGTATTGACACTTGCTACTGTTTTGTTGTGGTTCATTACCGTAAGTTATTCAGTTTAAGGAGTGGATAGCCTTGCATTGCTACTGTTTTGTCATGGTTCATAACTGTGAGTTGCTCAATTTTCGGCTTGCAAAGCCTTGCATTTTATTGATTACCTACATGTGTGTGTCTTCTTGTTGGATTTTGTATCtgaatattgaattttaatacTATGTTGTGCAAAATCTATATTTACTGTGTAATTTTAATTGAATACGATtgtgtttttgcattttttgctTTAATTGAATATGTGAGTTGTGCAACACACCATCCCCCGAGGGGCTTGGAGACTAGCCATGAAGTGTTAGGTAATGGCAAGGAAATATTAAATCTCATAAActctttcaaaatattttgtaatttttttttatttgacaaagtttggctccaaatatGTTGGGAGCCAATAgctacaactccactcaatatctttttattaaaggtgaattttgacaaatccaccattataTTACATTATCCTCTCATATCCTTCATACtgtcaaaaaatcaaatatcaatagctTTATTATcaacaaatgtttaaatttcaatttttgtgatataagattatgcataaaaaataaacttatatatcaaataacaaataacatttgattgacatgaaatttgacatgtatattaagaccAAAATGAATTAATATGCTCATGAGTTCATAATGCTTAAAACCAGAATATGGGCACATTCAATCCTATGTGAGAAACAAGCACTTGTCAGATCTGACAGTGCCAACGAAAAccaattgaataatttttaaCTTTCTAAAAGCTTCACTacataaatcatatatatagtcAAAAGATTTCTTCCAAGTGAAatcttattcaaaaataaaaataaaaatctccaTATATGTGACAatggaaaatattaaagaacaataaataatatgtaCAACAACAACTTCGATACTTTGGATGCAAGTGATCAAATGTTGTTGCCTCAAATAATACTAGCATTGTGATTTATAAGGAAAAATCTAAATGCCCTTGACaacgcccccccccccccccaaatcaTTGAACagtgaaaattttaatagcGATTTTTTCAGCATACCTCTCTTGGCCTAAATTGACAATCACATAAAAGCCTCAAGGTTGTTCTACGTTATCTAGAGCTAGCCTCCACACAAACTAGCAATTCAAACTCGTTCTATATTCTAGCTTGAGTAACACTCGAACAAAATGTTTCTCCAATGGTGTTGCACACTACTAGAGTGATGCAAACAAAATCCAGACTCCAAAAGCCTCGCACCAAAATTACAGTAGATTCATattctaaattatattaatctaaaaaatttacattttctatttttctaatgattgaaaaataattaaagtttaTTTGTCAAATACTATAATACTTAATTAGTATTATAAATTGACCAGAATTTGAGGACATCCAATCCTATGCACAAGCACTTGTATGATCTGACAGCTCCAAAGAAAACTAATCGAGCTAGGTTTTAAACTTCAAACTTTTGCttatatcccaaaaaaaaacccaatctAGCTCGGTTTTAAACTTTACAGTGTTTTACTTATTTAAgtttgttgtttaaattttgaagtGAATGTTTCATTTAAAATTGTGGACTTAATTAATATGTCCCATTTAAAAGTGtggtgttcttttttttttttaacttacttTCCCCAATCTTTTCTCCCacatttttagtttatattaataaaatagaaaaatattatcacgGTAGTGGGTGGAAAACTCACCATGGATGCCATAGTCATGTGGCTAtaattaactaaaaatacactttcatctcatgaaataaaaaataataataataaaaataaaataaaaataaagctacatggctaaatcttaagaaaataatttaaagaacaacacttaagtactgtacctaaattttatccttttaaGATATAGACATTTTTGCATCAATTAGGAATATtatgtaaaatagtaaaaggaaaatttgaagCTTTAACCAACACCCTATGCATTATTAGAGAAATTgttcccaaaaaagaaaaagaaaaaagacaatcAATTGTTTTACTGTGACGTGGACCGGTTTTATAACTATATATAAGTAGGATGCTGGTGGCCTATTTCAACACAAAAGCTATTTTGCTTAATTGGAAGCATACATGAGAGTTGGATAATAACTTTGTCAGTCTTTGGTAGGGTTGTAAAACTTGGTATAAaacttgtttatgtttgtttgtttgagaaTTGTTTTGTAATCAAGTTGAGCTCCAGAAAattgatttgtttcttaacaAACTCATGAACACAGAaccttaga includes the following:
- the LOC115984425 gene encoding receptor-like protein 15, translated to MELGRFWWWPVVLVLVHFGMNGCFGCWEQERIALLQYKVSTVNYTDKYFFTPWDSADKESDCCEWERVKCNITTGRVIQLALNLTISYWSRESGGGWYFNASLFLPFEELQYLDLSENGIRGWVPNEGFERFSALKKLEVLHLENNNFNNSILSSLSGIASLKELYLGSNNLNGSMPIQGFGSLSLLSKLEVLHLESNNFNNSVFSSLSGIASLKELDFSVNNLNGSIHIQEFEEFSNLENLYMRGNEINEFVTKKGRIGCIWIKIK
- the LOC115984427 gene encoding receptor-like protein 14, which encodes MTSLNILEMNGCGLMGSLPPQGWCELRKLQEIDLSYNNFEGILPSCMANLTSLRVLDLSYNNFNGNIDQSPLSSLSSLEYLSFSNNNFLIPSTLSFLFNLSNLKILLSDNNILALESDSHTWIPKFQLKVFSLSNCSFNILNSTLPKFLHYQYDL
- the LOC115984428 gene encoding receptor-like protein 15, yielding MSNNEFQGSIPSSFGNLVFLRRLDLSGNNFSGTVPIHFIMGCYQLELLTLSNNSFSGPIFPTNFNLTKLQFLHLDNNHFSGMLPTWMGNMSSLMQIVIAKNHFEGPIPIELCKLLSLTFLDLSDNNLSGSIPSCFNSSSIKFFQLNKNFLSGPIPTTFPNNSNLLVLNLRDNHLTGNIPNWIGSLSALRILLLKSNYLGGQIPIQLCLLQNLNILDLSYNKFSGSIPLCLSNITFDASARRTFSRDSYGELFLSNSLSLSRNIEDLNNFMHMSNGDVNAFEEVEFATKSRTYSYKGDILEYMFGVDLSCNNLSGEIPPKLGRMSSNIRALNLSHNNLSGPIPVTFSNLKEIESLDLSFNNLNGKIPPQLTEMTSLAVFSVAHNNLSGTTPDRKNQFITFDESSYEGNPLLCGPPLRNGCTKLRPPSTMPVDNEGEVGGSFMDKDVFYISFMVAYITVMLGIVAVLYINPYWRRVWFNLIEVCIDTCYCFVVVHYRKLFSLRSG